In the Armatimonadota bacterium genome, one interval contains:
- a CDS encoding transporter gives MRIRDKYILWAVVVAAIALPATAPSARANRRDFAFTYEWWTPAKGEKEIEVWNTYATHEKAYQGQVEFETGITDRLTVAAYALREKTSGESGVNGYKIETIYRMGDYKDGAVLPSAYLEYEKVKGETGELEGKILLSRYKADTNLSLNLIATRRTGSGAETETGYALGYARGTKNPKLRAGLEAIGSFRDRVHGLGPTVAYDLSPSTRAILSTNFALTSQADNQARLLVEYEFF, from the coding sequence GTGAGGATCAGAGACAAGTACATTTTGTGGGCCGTGGTTGTCGCCGCGATTGCGCTTCCTGCCACGGCGCCTTCCGCCCGAGCCAACAGACGCGACTTCGCATTCACATATGAATGGTGGACCCCAGCCAAGGGTGAAAAGGAAATTGAGGTCTGGAATACCTACGCCACCCATGAGAAGGCTTATCAGGGCCAGGTGGAATTCGAGACAGGAATCACGGATCGACTTACCGTGGCCGCTTACGCACTGCGCGAGAAGACATCGGGCGAATCCGGCGTCAACGGCTATAAAATCGAGACGATCTACCGGATGGGAGACTACAAGGACGGCGCTGTCCTACCTTCCGCGTATCTGGAATACGAGAAAGTGAAGGGTGAGACCGGCGAACTGGAGGGCAAGATCCTCCTCAGCCGGTATAAAGCAGATACAAACCTGTCGCTAAATCTGATCGCGACCCGTCGCACAGGGAGTGGAGCGGAGACAGAAACCGGTTACGCGCTCGGCTATGCGCGTGGGACCAAGAACCCGAAACTACGCGCCGGCCTTGAGGCCATCGGCTCATTCCGCGATCGAGTCCACGGCCTTGGCCCCACCGTGGCCTACGATCTTAGTCCCAGCACGCGCGCCATCCTAAGCACGAACTTCGCCCTGACAAGCCAGGCGGACAACCAGGCGAGGCTCCTGGTTGAGTACGAGTTCTTCTAG
- a CDS encoding NYN domain-containing protein, translating to MQLAQKVAVLVDAQNLYYSYRRQYNGRVDYGKLLERVAAGRPVVRAIAYVICSPETDATNFLTALRQMGFEVKSKPLKVRPDGSVKGDWDMGIALDALAIGQKVDTICLVSGDSDFADLVTALKSKGVRVESYGVRGSFAEELQRVSDAAFYIDEYLLRPMPARVNGEREMGYGHHPKTQEMLPENGAVHPDLEPGEIPTPSPLAGVRGVTDVPHHMDRPS from the coding sequence ATGCAACTGGCTCAGAAGGTTGCCGTCCTGGTGGACGCGCAAAACCTCTATTATTCCTACCGGCGCCAATACAATGGGCGCGTAGACTACGGAAAACTGCTGGAGCGCGTGGCCGCCGGACGACCCGTCGTCCGTGCTATCGCCTACGTCATTTGTTCACCGGAAACGGACGCCACCAATTTCCTCACGGCGCTTCGCCAGATGGGCTTTGAAGTGAAGTCCAAGCCCCTGAAAGTCCGCCCGGACGGCAGTGTAAAAGGCGACTGGGACATGGGCATCGCGCTGGACGCCCTCGCGATTGGGCAAAAAGTGGACACCATCTGCCTGGTCTCGGGCGATAGTGATTTCGCCGACCTCGTGACCGCCCTCAAATCGAAGGGTGTCCGCGTGGAGTCGTACGGGGTTCGCGGCAGTTTTGCCGAGGAGCTTCAGCGGGTGTCGGACGCGGCGTTCTACATCGATGAATACCTCTTGCGCCCGATGCCGGCCCGCGTAAACGGAGAGCGCGAGATGGGCTACGGCCATCACCCGAAAACCCAGGAGATGCTGCCCGAGAATGGCGCCGTTCACCCGGACCTTGAGCCCGGTGAGATTCCGACGCCGAGTCCGCTCGCCGGGGTGCGAGGGGTTACCGACGTTCCTCACCACATGGACCGCCCATCATGA
- the hemB gene encoding porphobilinogen synthase, producing the protein MSAFPITRMRRLRKTPALRSLVCETEVRPGDFIYPLFVVPGTGVRHEVSSMPGVYQLSVDLLDAEADEILSLGIPGVLLFGLPETKDECGSGAFAEDGIVQRAARALKTHAPDLMVVADTCMCEYTSHGHCGRLDSDGYLNNDLTFDLLSRAAVSQAAAGADIIAPSDMMDGRVAAIRSALDAAGFELTPIMSYAAKFASGFYGPFRDAADSAPAFGDRRQYQMDPPNRREALREMELDAEEGADILMVKPALAYLDILREARNRFDHPLAAYNVSGEYAMVHAAARNGWIDGERVMMEILTGIKRAGAEIIITYHAKDAARLLKD; encoded by the coding sequence ATGTCAGCCTTTCCCATAACCCGTATGCGCCGCCTGCGGAAGACGCCGGCCCTTCGCAGCCTGGTCTGCGAGACCGAAGTCAGACCGGGCGATTTCATCTACCCGCTGTTCGTCGTCCCCGGGACCGGGGTGCGCCACGAAGTGTCGTCCATGCCCGGCGTCTACCAGTTGAGCGTGGATTTGTTGGACGCCGAAGCCGATGAAATCCTCTCGCTCGGCATCCCCGGTGTGCTGCTGTTCGGGCTGCCGGAGACCAAGGATGAATGCGGCAGCGGCGCCTTTGCCGAAGACGGCATCGTTCAAAGGGCCGCCCGCGCGCTCAAGACCCACGCGCCCGACCTGATGGTCGTCGCGGATACCTGCATGTGCGAGTACACGTCACACGGCCACTGCGGCCGCCTGGACTCGGACGGTTACCTCAACAATGATCTGACGTTCGACCTTCTTTCCCGCGCCGCCGTCTCACAAGCCGCTGCGGGCGCGGACATCATTGCACCCAGCGATATGATGGACGGCCGCGTTGCCGCCATCCGCTCCGCCCTCGATGCCGCCGGCTTCGAGCTCACGCCGATCATGTCCTACGCAGCCAAGTTCGCCAGCGGCTTCTACGGACCCTTCCGCGACGCCGCGGACAGCGCACCCGCCTTCGGCGATCGCCGCCAGTACCAGATGGACCCGCCCAACCGCCGCGAAGCGCTTCGCGAGATGGAACTGGACGCGGAAGAGGGGGCCGACATTCTGATGGTCAAGCCGGCGCTGGCCTACCTGGATATCCTCCGCGAGGCGCGCAACCGTTTCGACCACCCGCTGGCCGCCTACAACGTCAGCGGCGAGTACGCCATGGTCCACGCTGCCGCCCGCAACGGCTGGATCGACGGCGAACGCGTGATGATGGAGATCCTCACCGGCATCAAACGCGCCGGCGCGGAGATCATCATCACATACCACGCCAAGGACGCCGCGCGGCTCTTGAAGGACTGA
- a CDS encoding serine hydrolase, with translation MTIADLKQSLDALAEKIPGRVAYAFEHPASGARVERAPDEQFISASVIKTPILMEAFRQAKAGQIDWEEILPLRDEDKVGGSGVLNVLHAGLPLTARDVAVLMTVVSDNTATNIMIERLGVVNVNKFITDHGLSVTRCVRKLYDMPLIEKGIHNYIAAGEINYLLTLAGDGRLNGPEWDADLIGMMKKQQYREKIPHLLPPDAVTATKSGSLDEVSHDCGIIYLPNGDWFALTICFGDLKGREDDTNRDAANLIMAMMALACYRYVAETI, from the coding sequence ATGACGATCGCGGACCTCAAACAGAGCCTCGACGCGCTCGCCGAGAAGATCCCCGGCCGAGTCGCCTATGCGTTCGAGCACCCGGCGTCCGGCGCCCGTGTGGAGCGTGCGCCCGACGAGCAGTTCATCTCCGCGAGCGTCATCAAGACCCCCATCCTGATGGAGGCCTTTCGCCAGGCGAAGGCGGGACAAATTGACTGGGAGGAAATCCTCCCGTTACGCGACGAGGACAAGGTCGGCGGCTCCGGAGTGCTGAACGTGCTGCACGCCGGCCTGCCCCTCACCGCACGCGATGTGGCCGTTCTGATGACCGTTGTGAGCGACAATACCGCCACCAACATAATGATCGAACGCCTCGGGGTTGTGAACGTCAACAAGTTCATCACGGATCATGGCCTGTCCGTCACGCGGTGCGTTCGCAAACTCTACGACATGCCGTTGATTGAGAAGGGAATCCACAACTACATCGCTGCGGGCGAGATCAATTACCTGCTCACATTAGCCGGAGACGGACGCCTCAACGGCCCCGAATGGGACGCGGACCTCATCGGCATGATGAAAAAGCAGCAGTACAGGGAGAAGATCCCCCATCTGTTGCCACCCGATGCCGTCACCGCAACAAAATCCGGATCGCTCGACGAGGTTTCCCACGATTGCGGTATAATCTACCTCCCCAACGGAGACTGGTTCGCCCTCACTATCTGCTTCGGAGACCTCAAAGGCCGAGAGGACGATACGAACCGCGACGCGGCCAACCTCATCATGGCCATGATGGCGCTCGCCTGCTACCGCTACGTTGCAGAGACAATCTAA
- a CDS encoding serine/threonine-protein kinase gives MAVSANKLGRYELRREIARSNDVVYEAWDPAVNRRVALKEMVMPPGVGAAAADERVQRFYREARAAGGLSHPNIVTIYEVGEDMGRHFIAMEYLEGPTLRESLQGGQPFPVDRAVLIAAQIADALQYAHSHGVIHRDVKPDNVHLVTPTVPKLTDFGIARIQAETNITLSGQVFGTPSYMSPEQVAGGEIDARTDVFSLGVMLFEMAVGRKPFTGESVVTITYNIVNETPLIPPTIPDYLAAIIRKALHKRPQDRYATAGEMAEDLRAHRAPNGAAASAPGPGSWAPAQGQGTTYMPGSQPAGAFIIPTPRRSFEWPKLPRLSDEARVFMAALAATLALGALIAWGIWASSQEFRQQRTAEAMASVDALRRPGIAAYNNGDYGRAVDLFVRVYSATHDPRDRANLVNAYIEFGLSQSGDNTLRLLNAAYQLDPANPRTLIYLGSYYDTAGDKGTALRWYNAGLAAMSDRPEDVTQQMRSNLAVIYVNLGDYANRSGPINGQTSQDLWRTAQRIDSIGPAGAAAAQRLGTQ, from the coding sequence ATGGCTGTCTCCGCGAACAAACTGGGCAGGTACGAACTTCGCCGCGAGATTGCGCGTTCCAATGACGTTGTTTACGAGGCCTGGGACCCCGCGGTAAACCGGCGCGTGGCCTTGAAAGAGATGGTCATGCCGCCTGGTGTCGGCGCGGCCGCCGCTGATGAGCGCGTCCAGCGCTTCTACCGTGAAGCGCGCGCGGCGGGCGGCCTTTCGCATCCCAATATCGTCACCATTTACGAGGTCGGCGAGGATATGGGCCGCCACTTCATCGCGATGGAGTACCTTGAAGGCCCGACGCTGCGCGAATCACTCCAGGGTGGCCAGCCGTTCCCGGTGGACCGCGCGGTCCTCATCGCGGCGCAGATCGCCGATGCCCTCCAGTACGCCCACTCCCATGGGGTCATTCATCGGGATGTGAAGCCCGATAATGTCCACCTCGTGACCCCAACTGTCCCCAAGCTCACTGATTTCGGCATCGCGCGAATTCAGGCGGAGACCAATATAACCCTTTCCGGGCAGGTTTTCGGCACGCCGTCGTATATGTCGCCGGAGCAGGTCGCGGGTGGCGAGATTGACGCTCGGACCGACGTCTTCTCCCTGGGCGTCATGCTGTTTGAGATGGCGGTTGGCCGCAAGCCGTTCACCGGAGAGAGCGTCGTCACGATAACCTATAACATCGTCAACGAAACGCCCCTCATCCCGCCAACCATCCCCGATTACCTGGCGGCGATCATCCGCAAGGCACTGCACAAGCGCCCCCAGGACCGCTATGCCACCGCGGGCGAGATGGCCGAAGACCTCCGGGCGCATCGCGCGCCGAATGGGGCTGCGGCATCCGCGCCGGGGCCGGGATCATGGGCGCCCGCGCAGGGACAAGGCACAACCTACATGCCCGGGTCCCAGCCGGCGGGCGCGTTCATCATCCCGACGCCACGCCGCTCGTTTGAATGGCCGAAACTGCCCCGACTCAGTGACGAGGCGCGTGTCTTCATGGCCGCGTTGGCCGCCACGCTGGCGCTGGGCGCCCTGATCGCCTGGGGCATCTGGGCCAGCAGCCAGGAGTTCCGGCAGCAGCGCACGGCGGAGGCGATGGCGTCCGTAGACGCGCTTCGCCGGCCCGGCATCGCGGCGTACAATAACGGCGATTACGGTCGCGCGGTGGACCTGTTCGTCCGCGTCTACAGCGCCACACACGACCCGCGTGACAGGGCCAACCTCGTGAATGCGTACATCGAGTTTGGCCTGTCGCAGTCGGGCGACAACACGCTCCGGCTTCTCAATGCGGCGTACCAGCTCGACCCGGCGAACCCGAGAACCCTCATTTACCTGGGCTCCTATTACGACACGGCCGGGGACAAGGGTACGGCGCTTCGGTGGTACAACGCCGGGCTCGCCGCGATGTCCGACCGCCCTGAAGACGTGACGCAGCAGATGCGGAGCAACCTGGCCGTCATTTACGTCAACCTGGGCGATTACGCGAACCGGTCCGGCCCCATCAATGGCCAGACCTCCCAGGATCTGTGGCGCACCGCCCAGCGCATCGATTCCATCGGCCCGGCCGGCGCCGCCGCCGCCCAACGCCTCGGCACCCAGTAA
- a CDS encoding helix-turn-helix transcriptional regulator: MKTTARLMNRLRVARAERDLSQDDLARLIGVTRQTISSIETGAYCPSALLAFRLARHFDKRVDDLFYMEGDEG, translated from the coding sequence ATGAAAACAACAGCTCGCTTGATGAACAGACTCAGGGTGGCCCGCGCCGAGCGGGATCTCTCGCAGGACGATCTTGCCCGCCTGATCGGGGTGACCCGCCAGACCATCAGTTCGATCGAAACCGGCGCCTACTGCCCGTCCGCGCTGCTTGCCTTCAGGCTGGCCCGGCATTTCGACAAGCGTGTCGATGATTTGTTCTACATGGAAGGAGACGAGGGATGA
- the polA gene encoding DNA polymerase I, protein MSTQQTALGARPVFVVVDGYSLLFRAFFATPNLRTSDGRPTNALYGFANMMLKLLDDYKPTAMAIAWDAPSATFRHDSYAEYKAGRQAAPDDFKAQVPAVLDMINALALPLIEAHGFEADDVLGTLACRAAVEGYEVYIVTGDQDAMQLVDDHVRVVLPQRGVTDVMLYDSAKVMERYGIRPDQMVDYKALKGDSSDNIPGVAGIGEKTAAKLISEFESLDNLYANLDSVNPDRIRRLLDEGRDQASFSRDLARIHCDIDLHVNPAGCVVREPDPATAREFFAEWQMRSLENRFAAKMDAAAAPPEPVLGERVSDYHTLAKPAEVSDFARTVQPGRLGVALDQDVRGAIVGIALSAEPDSAVYVPITHAAFGTLDMGVGLPPSVVDPVWVAAQGRITAHNAKAVLKALDGVADIQVEFDTAVAGYLLDATRSDYRLADLAAQFLGVRADYVFAKADRKSVETDEQRHLRLMEEADLALALAAPMADELVRTGLKKVFDEVDLPLVPILGEMERTGIGVDSEALKRLSAEFDQAIRDAESVVHTMAGEKFNIGSTKQLQHVLFESMGLKTGKKTKTGFSTDSGVLEQLAADMVESGQDASIVQGILDYRELTKLKATYTDALLNARDPATGRVHTSFNQTVAATGRLSSSDPNLQNIPIRTEIGQQIRACFVPGRGKILLSADYSQIELRVLAHYTNDPELTRAFAEDEDIHRITASRIFGVPEDDVTPAQRRAAKTVNFAVLYGQSDFGLSAQLKIPRKEAKEYIEAYFARFPSVKDYINDTLTEGRETGYVTTLLGRRRAVPELNDRNHNVRAFGERAAVNSPIQGSSADIIKLAMIHLRDELRDRGEPATLLLQVHDELVLELPPENLEPVAHLVRTVMEEAYPLSVRLKVDAKAGPNWRDMKPA, encoded by the coding sequence ATGTCCACTCAACAAACAGCCCTCGGCGCAAGACCCGTATTCGTGGTTGTGGATGGCTACAGCCTCCTCTTCCGCGCGTTCTTTGCCACGCCCAACCTCCGGACATCCGACGGCCGGCCGACAAACGCCCTCTACGGCTTTGCGAACATGATGCTCAAGCTGCTGGACGACTACAAGCCCACGGCCATGGCGATCGCCTGGGATGCGCCGTCCGCCACATTCCGCCATGATTCCTACGCAGAATACAAGGCCGGCCGGCAGGCGGCCCCGGACGATTTCAAAGCTCAGGTCCCGGCCGTTCTCGACATGATCAACGCGCTCGCACTCCCGCTCATCGAAGCCCACGGCTTCGAGGCGGATGATGTCCTCGGTACCCTGGCGTGCCGCGCGGCGGTCGAGGGCTACGAGGTCTACATCGTCACCGGCGACCAGGACGCGATGCAACTCGTCGATGACCACGTGCGCGTGGTTTTACCTCAGCGGGGCGTGACCGACGTAATGCTCTATGACAGCGCCAAGGTCATGGAACGCTACGGTATTCGCCCGGACCAGATGGTGGACTACAAGGCCCTCAAAGGCGACTCGTCCGACAACATTCCCGGAGTCGCGGGGATCGGGGAGAAAACCGCCGCAAAGCTGATCTCCGAGTTCGAATCTCTCGACAACCTGTACGCGAACCTGGACAGCGTTAACCCGGACCGCATCCGCCGGCTGTTGGACGAAGGCCGGGACCAGGCGAGCTTCTCGCGCGACCTTGCCCGCATCCATTGCGACATCGACCTTCACGTGAACCCGGCCGGCTGCGTCGTGCGTGAACCCGATCCTGCCACGGCACGCGAGTTCTTCGCCGAATGGCAGATGCGCTCCCTGGAGAACCGGTTCGCCGCGAAGATGGATGCCGCCGCGGCGCCGCCCGAGCCCGTCCTGGGCGAACGGGTCTCCGACTACCACACACTTGCGAAACCCGCAGAGGTCTCGGATTTTGCCCGAACGGTTCAACCGGGCAGGCTGGGTGTTGCCCTTGACCAGGATGTGCGCGGCGCCATTGTCGGCATCGCACTCTCAGCCGAACCGGACAGCGCCGTCTACGTGCCCATCACCCACGCGGCATTCGGCACGCTGGATATGGGCGTGGGGCTGCCACCGTCCGTCGTGGACCCCGTCTGGGTGGCGGCGCAGGGACGCATCACCGCGCACAACGCGAAGGCGGTTCTCAAGGCGTTGGACGGCGTCGCGGATATTCAAGTGGAGTTCGACACCGCCGTTGCCGGCTACCTGCTGGATGCCACCCGCTCCGATTACCGCCTCGCTGACCTGGCTGCGCAGTTCCTCGGCGTCCGCGCTGACTACGTATTTGCCAAGGCCGATCGGAAATCGGTCGAAACCGACGAGCAGCGGCATCTGCGATTGATGGAGGAGGCGGACCTGGCGCTGGCGCTCGCCGCGCCGATGGCGGACGAGCTGGTGCGAACCGGACTGAAGAAGGTCTTCGATGAGGTGGACCTTCCGCTTGTGCCCATCCTCGGCGAAATGGAACGCACCGGAATCGGCGTCGACTCCGAGGCGCTGAAGCGTTTGTCAGCTGAGTTTGACCAGGCGATCCGTGATGCCGAAAGCGTCGTCCATACGATGGCGGGCGAGAAATTCAATATCGGCAGCACAAAGCAATTGCAGCACGTCCTGTTCGAGTCGATGGGCCTGAAGACCGGCAAGAAGACGAAGACCGGATTCAGCACGGACAGCGGCGTCCTGGAGCAGCTTGCAGCCGATATGGTCGAGAGCGGTCAGGACGCCAGCATCGTTCAAGGCATCCTGGATTACCGGGAACTCACCAAACTCAAAGCCACCTACACGGACGCGCTCCTGAACGCGCGGGACCCAGCCACCGGGCGCGTTCACACGTCGTTCAATCAGACCGTCGCCGCAACGGGGCGCCTCTCGTCATCTGATCCCAACCTCCAGAACATCCCCATCCGCACCGAAATAGGCCAACAGATCCGCGCATGTTTCGTGCCGGGCCGCGGCAAGATCCTGCTCAGCGCCGACTACAGCCAGATCGAGCTTCGTGTCCTGGCCCACTACACGAACGACCCTGAGCTAACGCGCGCCTTCGCCGAGGACGAGGACATCCACCGCATCACCGCGTCGCGCATATTCGGCGTCCCTGAGGACGATGTCACACCCGCTCAGCGCCGCGCGGCAAAGACCGTTAATTTCGCGGTCCTTTACGGCCAGAGCGATTTCGGCCTGAGCGCCCAGTTGAAGATTCCCCGGAAAGAGGCGAAGGAATACATAGAAGCCTATTTCGCCCGGTTCCCGAGTGTGAAGGATTATATTAACGACACACTCACCGAAGGCAGGGAAACCGGCTACGTGACGACGCTTCTGGGCCGTCGCCGCGCCGTTCCGGAACTGAACGACCGTAATCACAACGTCCGCGCCTTTGGCGAACGCGCCGCCGTGAATTCGCCCATCCAGGGGTCGTCGGCGGATATCATCAAGCTGGCGATGATCCATCTTCGCGACGAGCTGCGCGACAGGGGCGAGCCAGCAACGCTTTTGCTTCAGGTCCACGACGAACTCGTTCTGGAGTTGCCGCCGGAGAATCTGGAACCTGTCGCCCACCTTGTCCGTACAGTGATGGAGGAAGCCTACCCTTTGAGCGTCCGCCTCAAGGTGGACGCAAAGGCGGGTCCCAACTGGCGAGACATGAAGCCGGCGTAA
- a CDS encoding glycoside hydrolase family 38 C-terminal domain-containing protein: MTNPTSRTLHVISHTHWDREWYLPFQQFRYRLVRLIDRLMDLLDSDPDFKVFHLDAQTIVLEDYLAVKPANRPRLEKFIREGRILVGPWYQLNDEFLVSGESTIRSLLIGHRIAAEFGGAMKIGYLPDQFGNISQMPQIFRGFDIPYAVVGRGRDFRPGDKMEFLWESPDGSSVLTSFLAYWYNNFERIPEDHAEAVARVKELTEKYMAPAAASSHLLFMNGVDHFEAQANLSGKMKAVNAEYEGGQLVHSTLDDYFKGVESENLDLQKVVGELRHGPSLGGLPGTLSSRVYLKQANARCQTLLERYAEPLCTIADAVGEKYPREYLTWAWKRLMENHPHDSICGCSQDQVHREMEVRFEEVRQVGDELVATAFGAIAENLRVPATVEMEGRHTTFAVFNALSFPRTDIAEVTIDFALCPPNRYKAVADESTDVQNVAVFDEEGEPVTFHIVSSEIRQTRVISPTVLPMAQQIRRFVIQVRAADVPPVGFKAFRVVGFQGQDGHSNAGATMATGAEGQRTTLVKSMGGLENEFLSVVVCHDGAFSINGPVGNFGCNTLEDGGDVGDEYVYRAPRRDAVINSSQSEGQIELVENTLLAAAYRTRMTLDLPAAASSDKEARGLQRVSLPVETTIRLRADQPWVEITRVVENLAKDHRLRTLFPTDSDAGVTFAQSAFDVIERPPVSRDVLSVQAGQHPLEQWVSVSGNYRIPDLQDFPRISLTVLTDGLYEHELLRDGEGTLALTLLRAVDGINMIKHDPLGHDRTPDAQCQRTLTFHYAVLPHQGTWEEDKVWKAAHAFNTPLLAMQTPEAERESPDYNRVRLALPAREGGGPGLLLEPDSLVLSAYKMAQDRHTRIVRFWNIGTQVAEGRAGIPGAKAAWRVNMNEERQRGLPIMEDGTVAITAKPKEIVTVEFEY; encoded by the coding sequence ATGACCAATCCCACATCGCGCACACTGCACGTCATATCCCACACCCATTGGGACCGCGAATGGTACCTCCCGTTCCAGCAGTTCCGCTATCGTCTCGTGCGCCTCATCGATCGCCTGATGGACCTCCTCGACTCCGATCCGGACTTCAAGGTCTTCCACCTCGATGCCCAGACCATCGTTCTGGAGGACTACCTGGCCGTGAAGCCGGCCAACCGCCCGCGCCTCGAGAAGTTCATCCGCGAGGGCCGGATCCTGGTCGGGCCGTGGTACCAGTTGAACGACGAGTTCCTGGTGAGCGGGGAGTCCACCATCCGCAGCCTGCTCATCGGTCACCGTATCGCCGCGGAATTCGGGGGGGCGATGAAGATCGGCTACCTGCCGGACCAGTTCGGCAACATCAGCCAGATGCCCCAGATATTCCGGGGCTTTGACATCCCGTACGCCGTGGTGGGGCGCGGACGCGATTTCAGGCCGGGCGACAAAATGGAGTTCCTGTGGGAATCGCCGGACGGCTCCAGCGTGCTGACCTCCTTCCTCGCCTACTGGTACAACAATTTCGAGCGCATCCCGGAGGACCACGCCGAGGCCGTCGCCCGTGTGAAGGAACTCACGGAGAAATACATGGCGCCCGCCGCCGCCAGCAGCCATCTGCTGTTCATGAACGGGGTTGATCACTTTGAGGCGCAGGCCAACCTGAGCGGCAAGATGAAGGCGGTCAATGCGGAATATGAAGGCGGTCAGTTGGTCCACAGCACGCTGGACGATTACTTCAAAGGTGTCGAAAGCGAGAACCTGGACCTCCAGAAGGTCGTCGGCGAATTGCGCCACGGCCCCAGCCTGGGAGGGCTGCCGGGGACACTCAGCAGCCGCGTCTACCTCAAGCAGGCCAACGCGAGATGCCAGACGCTTCTGGAACGCTATGCCGAACCGCTTTGTACGATCGCGGATGCGGTAGGGGAGAAGTACCCGCGCGAGTACCTGACCTGGGCGTGGAAGCGCCTGATGGAGAACCACCCGCACGACAGCATCTGCGGCTGCAGCCAGGACCAGGTGCACCGCGAGATGGAGGTCCGCTTCGAGGAGGTCCGGCAGGTCGGCGACGAACTCGTCGCGACCGCCTTCGGCGCTATCGCCGAGAATCTCCGGGTGCCCGCGACGGTCGAGATGGAAGGCCGCCACACGACCTTCGCCGTCTTCAACGCGCTCTCATTCCCCCGCACCGATATCGCCGAAGTCACCATCGATTTCGCGCTCTGCCCGCCCAACCGCTACAAAGCCGTCGCGGACGAATCGACCGACGTCCAGAACGTTGCGGTCTTCGATGAGGAGGGCGAGCCCGTCACTTTCCACATCGTCAGCAGCGAAATCCGCCAAACCCGCGTCATCTCGCCAACCGTCCTCCCGATGGCCCAGCAAATCCGCCGTTTCGTCATCCAGGTTCGCGCCGCCGACGTCCCACCCGTCGGCTTCAAGGCCTTCCGCGTCGTCGGCTTCCAGGGTCAGGACGGCCACTCCAACGCCGGCGCCACGATGGCGACCGGCGCGGAAGGCCAGCGGACAACCCTCGTGAAGAGCATGGGTGGCTTGGAAAACGAGTTTCTATCAGTTGTCGTGTGTCATGATGGGGCGTTCTCAATCAACGGGCCAGTTGGGAATTTCGGATGCAATACGTTGGAAGATGGTGGGGATGTCGGGGACGAGTATGTATATCGAGCGCCCCGCCGCGATGCAGTTATCAACAGCAGCCAGTCGGAGGGGCAGATAGAACTGGTTGAGAACACGCTCCTGGCTGCTGCGTATCGAACGCGGATGACTTTGGACCTACCCGCCGCCGCATCCTCAGATAAGGAGGCGCGCGGCCTGCAACGGGTGTCCTTGCCAGTGGAGACCACCATCCGCCTGAGAGCGGATCAACCGTGGGTGGAGATCACGAGAGTTGTGGAGAACTTGGCGAAAGACCACCGCCTCCGAACCTTGTTCCCAACCGACTCGGATGCTGGTGTCACGTTTGCACAATCCGCTTTCGATGTGATCGAGCGGCCTCCTGTGTCACGGGACGTGTTGTCTGTCCAGGCTGGGCAGCACCCGTTGGAACAATGGGTGAGCGTTTCGGGCAATTACAGAATTCCTGATCTCCAGGATTTTCCCAGGATCTCGCTAACGGTCCTGACAGACGGCCTCTACGAACACGAACTCCTTCGAGACGGCGAGGGCACGCTGGCCCTGACCCTTCTTCGCGCCGTGGACGGCATCAATATGATCAAGCACGACCCGCTGGGGCATGACCGTACCCCTGACGCGCAGTGCCAACGCACGTTGACCTTCCACTACGCCGTATTGCCCCACCAGGGCACTTGGGAAGAGGATAAGGTCTGGAAGGCAGCGCACGCCTTCAACACGCCTCTGCTGGCGATGCAGACGCCCGAGGCTGAACGGGAAAGCCCCGATTACAACCGCGTGCGGCTTGCGCTTCCCGCCCGAGAGGGCGGGGGCCCGGGCCTGCTGCTGGAGCCGGACTCCCTCGTCCTCAGCGCGTACAAGATGGCGCAGGACCGGCACACGCGCATCGTCCGGTTCTGGAACATAGGCACGCAGGTTGCTGAAGGCAGGGCAGGCATCCCGGGCGCGAAGGCCGCGTGGCGAGTAAATATGAACGAGGAACGGCAGCGCGGCCTGCCGATAATGGAAGATGGGACTGTGGCGATCACGGCGAAGCCGAAGGAGATCGTGACGGTCGAGTTCGAATATTAA